Proteins encoded by one window of Cannabis sativa cultivar Pink pepper isolate KNU-18-1 chromosome 4, ASM2916894v1, whole genome shotgun sequence:
- the LOC115714957 gene encoding uncharacterized protein LOC115714957 isoform X1 translates to MDSSVMGFHGSEDNKMLGLKVFPMHKRSKSFPDKKKVEEEDEFGCSMDASNRVKLDMGHLKACVTTNNKLSPKKEVHNSLKQEILQLEKRLQGQFQVRSTLEKALGYRTSTHEYTSDFEMPKSATELIKEIAVLEVEVTHLEQYLLALYRKAFDGQATTVSPPAKDERSKSPLTIPKKRLLDATKAGLISKRETLAVQSSSHLLENPWKESNGIGKEEKNLDSSVHRCHSSLSQHSAFSTRTSPPGESSAKAVRYCHSQPLAMMEYAQNASSNIISLAEHLGTRISDHIPETPNRLSEDMIKCISSIFCKLSDPPLTHNGLSSPNSSLSSVSGFSPREQCDMWSPGFRNNSSFDVRLDNPFHVEGLKEFSGPYSTMVEVPWIYRDSQKLGDIDHLLQNFRTLITRLEEVDPRKLKHDEKLAFWINIHNALVMHAFLAYGIPQNNVKRVFLLLKAAYNIGGHTISADTIQGSILGCRMSRPGQWLRLLLSPRTKFKAGDERQAYAIDHSEPLLHFALCSGSHSDPAVRVYTPKRIMQELESAKEEYIRASFGVRKDQKILIPKIVESFAKDSGLCSGGVLEMIQQTLPESLRKSVKKCQSGKSRKAIEWIPHNFSFRYLISKELVK, encoded by the exons ATGGATTCTAGTG TGATGGGTTTTCACGGGAGTGAAGATAATAAAATGCTGGGACTCAAAGTGTTTCCAATGCACAAGCGTTCAAAGAG CTTTCCAGATAAGAAAAAGGTTGAGGAAGAGGATGAGTTTGGTTGTTCCATGGATGCATCAAACCGTGTCAAACTG GATATGGGGCACTTGAAGGCCTGTGTTACCACCAACAACAAGCTATCCCCTAAAAAAGAAGTGCACAACTCTTTGAAGCAAGAG ATTCTGCAACTTGAAAAAAGATTACAAGGCCAATTTCAAGTTCGGTCTACTTTAGAGAAAGCATTGGGTTATAGAACCTCCACACATGAATACACAAGTGATTTTGAAATGCCTAAG TCTGCAACAGAGCTTATAAAGGAGATTGCTGTATTAGAAGTGGAAGTTACACATTTGGAACAATATCTTCTGGCCTTATATCGGAAAGCGTTTGATGGACAAGCAACCACTGTTTCTCCTCCTGCCAAGGATGAAAGATCAAAATCGCCTCTTACTATTCCCAAGAAAAGGCTATTGGATGCTACTAAAGCTGGTCTGATATCGAAGAGGGAAACTTTGGCTGTTCAATCTAGTAGTCACTTACTTGAAAATCCATGGAAGGAATCAAATGGGATTGGGAAAGAAGAGAAGAATTTAGATTCTAGTGTTCACCGTTGTCACTCATCATTGTCGCAACATTCTGCATTCTCGACTAGAACTTCTCCTCCAGGAGAGTCTTCGGCTAAAGCTGTGCGTTACTGCCATTCTCAACCATTGGCCATGATGGAG TATGCTCAGAATGCTTCATCAAACATAATCAGTCTAGCAGAACATCTTGGCACACGCATTTCGGATCATATTCCAGAGACACCTAACAGGCTCTCAGAGGATATGATCAAATGTATTTCAAGTATATTTTGCAAGCTTTCAGACCCACCATTGACACACAATGGCCTTTCATCACCAAATTCATCTCTGTCATCAGTGAGTGGTTTTTCTCCAAGAGAACAGTGTGACATGTGGAGTCCAGGTTTCAGGAATAATTCTTCTTTTGATGTAAGATTGGACAACCCTTTTCATGTGGAAGGACTTAAAGAGTTCAGTGGACCATATAGCACCATGGTTGAAGTGCCATGGATCTATAGAGATAGTCAAAAATTAGGTGACATTGATCATTTGTTACAAAATTTCAG GACTCTGATCACTAGGCTAGAGGAAGTTGATCCGAGAAAGTTGAAACACGACGAAAAGCTGGCGTTCTGGATTAACATACACAATGCCTTAGTGATGCAT GCATTTTTGGCATATGGAATTCCACAAAACAATGTAAAGAGGGTATTTTTACTCCTAAAG GCTGCTTACAACATCGGGGGTCACACAATCAGTGCGGACACCATTCAGGGCTCCATACTTGGATGTCGTATGTCTCGTCCTGGACAG TGGTTGCGGTTGCTGCTTTCTCCAAGAACAAAATTTAAGGCCGGAGATGAGCGGCAAGCATATGCAATTGACCATTCAGAACCCCTTCTACACTTTGCACTCTGTTCAGGAAGCCATTCTGATCCTGCA GTTCGGGTTTACACGCCCAAAAGAATAATGCAAGAACTAGAATCAGCTAAAGAAGAGTACATAAGAGCAAGTTTTGGGGTACGAAAGGACCAGAAGATTCTTATACCGAAGATTGTAGAGTCTTTTGCAAAAGATTCGGGTTTATGTTCTGGTGGTGTTTTGGAGATGATCCAACAGACATTGCCTGAATCTCTAAGAAAGAGTGTTAAGAAATGTCAAAGTGGGAAATCGCGAAAGGCCATTGAATGGATTCCTCACAATTTTTCTTTTCGGTATCTGATATCCAAAGAGCTAGTGAAGTGA
- the LOC115714957 gene encoding uncharacterized protein LOC115714957 isoform X2, with protein sequence MRVFGGLVFKKVDFSCEVGRERIIDMKSFVLQSHSFCSLLCIGSFPDKKKVEEEDEFGCSMDASNRVKLDMGHLKACVTTNNKLSPKKEVHNSLKQEILQLEKRLQGQFQVRSTLEKALGYRTSTHEYTSDFEMPKSATELIKEIAVLEVEVTHLEQYLLALYRKAFDGQATTVSPPAKDERSKSPLTIPKKRLLDATKAGLISKRETLAVQSSSHLLENPWKESNGIGKEEKNLDSSVHRCHSSLSQHSAFSTRTSPPGESSAKAVRYCHSQPLAMMEYAQNASSNIISLAEHLGTRISDHIPETPNRLSEDMIKCISSIFCKLSDPPLTHNGLSSPNSSLSSVSGFSPREQCDMWSPGFRNNSSFDVRLDNPFHVEGLKEFSGPYSTMVEVPWIYRDSQKLGDIDHLLQNFRTLITRLEEVDPRKLKHDEKLAFWINIHNALVMHAFLAYGIPQNNVKRVFLLLKAAYNIGGHTISADTIQGSILGCRMSRPGQWLRLLLSPRTKFKAGDERQAYAIDHSEPLLHFALCSGSHSDPAVRVYTPKRIMQELESAKEEYIRASFGVRKDQKILIPKIVESFAKDSGLCSGGVLEMIQQTLPESLRKSVKKCQSGKSRKAIEWIPHNFSFRYLISKELVK encoded by the exons ATGAGAGTATTTGGTGGCTTGGTTTTTAAGAAAGTAGATTTTAGTTGTGAAGTGGGAAGAGAGAGAATTATAGACATGAAGTCTTTTGTTCTTCAATCTCATTCTTTTTGCTCACTTTTATGCATTGGCAGCTTTCCAGATAAGAAAAAGGTTGAGGAAGAGGATGAGTTTGGTTGTTCCATGGATGCATCAAACCGTGTCAAACTG GATATGGGGCACTTGAAGGCCTGTGTTACCACCAACAACAAGCTATCCCCTAAAAAAGAAGTGCACAACTCTTTGAAGCAAGAG ATTCTGCAACTTGAAAAAAGATTACAAGGCCAATTTCAAGTTCGGTCTACTTTAGAGAAAGCATTGGGTTATAGAACCTCCACACATGAATACACAAGTGATTTTGAAATGCCTAAG TCTGCAACAGAGCTTATAAAGGAGATTGCTGTATTAGAAGTGGAAGTTACACATTTGGAACAATATCTTCTGGCCTTATATCGGAAAGCGTTTGATGGACAAGCAACCACTGTTTCTCCTCCTGCCAAGGATGAAAGATCAAAATCGCCTCTTACTATTCCCAAGAAAAGGCTATTGGATGCTACTAAAGCTGGTCTGATATCGAAGAGGGAAACTTTGGCTGTTCAATCTAGTAGTCACTTACTTGAAAATCCATGGAAGGAATCAAATGGGATTGGGAAAGAAGAGAAGAATTTAGATTCTAGTGTTCACCGTTGTCACTCATCATTGTCGCAACATTCTGCATTCTCGACTAGAACTTCTCCTCCAGGAGAGTCTTCGGCTAAAGCTGTGCGTTACTGCCATTCTCAACCATTGGCCATGATGGAG TATGCTCAGAATGCTTCATCAAACATAATCAGTCTAGCAGAACATCTTGGCACACGCATTTCGGATCATATTCCAGAGACACCTAACAGGCTCTCAGAGGATATGATCAAATGTATTTCAAGTATATTTTGCAAGCTTTCAGACCCACCATTGACACACAATGGCCTTTCATCACCAAATTCATCTCTGTCATCAGTGAGTGGTTTTTCTCCAAGAGAACAGTGTGACATGTGGAGTCCAGGTTTCAGGAATAATTCTTCTTTTGATGTAAGATTGGACAACCCTTTTCATGTGGAAGGACTTAAAGAGTTCAGTGGACCATATAGCACCATGGTTGAAGTGCCATGGATCTATAGAGATAGTCAAAAATTAGGTGACATTGATCATTTGTTACAAAATTTCAG GACTCTGATCACTAGGCTAGAGGAAGTTGATCCGAGAAAGTTGAAACACGACGAAAAGCTGGCGTTCTGGATTAACATACACAATGCCTTAGTGATGCAT GCATTTTTGGCATATGGAATTCCACAAAACAATGTAAAGAGGGTATTTTTACTCCTAAAG GCTGCTTACAACATCGGGGGTCACACAATCAGTGCGGACACCATTCAGGGCTCCATACTTGGATGTCGTATGTCTCGTCCTGGACAG TGGTTGCGGTTGCTGCTTTCTCCAAGAACAAAATTTAAGGCCGGAGATGAGCGGCAAGCATATGCAATTGACCATTCAGAACCCCTTCTACACTTTGCACTCTGTTCAGGAAGCCATTCTGATCCTGCA GTTCGGGTTTACACGCCCAAAAGAATAATGCAAGAACTAGAATCAGCTAAAGAAGAGTACATAAGAGCAAGTTTTGGGGTACGAAAGGACCAGAAGATTCTTATACCGAAGATTGTAGAGTCTTTTGCAAAAGATTCGGGTTTATGTTCTGGTGGTGTTTTGGAGATGATCCAACAGACATTGCCTGAATCTCTAAGAAAGAGTGTTAAGAAATGTCAAAGTGGGAAATCGCGAAAGGCCATTGAATGGATTCCTCACAATTTTTCTTTTCGGTATCTGATATCCAAAGAGCTAGTGAAGTGA
- the LOC115714957 gene encoding uncharacterized protein LOC115714957 isoform X3 produces MDASNRVKLDMGHLKACVTTNNKLSPKKEVHNSLKQEILQLEKRLQGQFQVRSTLEKALGYRTSTHEYTSDFEMPKSATELIKEIAVLEVEVTHLEQYLLALYRKAFDGQATTVSPPAKDERSKSPLTIPKKRLLDATKAGLISKRETLAVQSSSHLLENPWKESNGIGKEEKNLDSSVHRCHSSLSQHSAFSTRTSPPGESSAKAVRYCHSQPLAMMEYAQNASSNIISLAEHLGTRISDHIPETPNRLSEDMIKCISSIFCKLSDPPLTHNGLSSPNSSLSSVSGFSPREQCDMWSPGFRNNSSFDVRLDNPFHVEGLKEFSGPYSTMVEVPWIYRDSQKLGDIDHLLQNFRTLITRLEEVDPRKLKHDEKLAFWINIHNALVMHAFLAYGIPQNNVKRVFLLLKAAYNIGGHTISADTIQGSILGCRMSRPGQWLRLLLSPRTKFKAGDERQAYAIDHSEPLLHFALCSGSHSDPAVRVYTPKRIMQELESAKEEYIRASFGVRKDQKILIPKIVESFAKDSGLCSGGVLEMIQQTLPESLRKSVKKCQSGKSRKAIEWIPHNFSFRYLISKELVK; encoded by the exons ATGGATGCATCAAACCGTGTCAAACTG GATATGGGGCACTTGAAGGCCTGTGTTACCACCAACAACAAGCTATCCCCTAAAAAAGAAGTGCACAACTCTTTGAAGCAAGAG ATTCTGCAACTTGAAAAAAGATTACAAGGCCAATTTCAAGTTCGGTCTACTTTAGAGAAAGCATTGGGTTATAGAACCTCCACACATGAATACACAAGTGATTTTGAAATGCCTAAG TCTGCAACAGAGCTTATAAAGGAGATTGCTGTATTAGAAGTGGAAGTTACACATTTGGAACAATATCTTCTGGCCTTATATCGGAAAGCGTTTGATGGACAAGCAACCACTGTTTCTCCTCCTGCCAAGGATGAAAGATCAAAATCGCCTCTTACTATTCCCAAGAAAAGGCTATTGGATGCTACTAAAGCTGGTCTGATATCGAAGAGGGAAACTTTGGCTGTTCAATCTAGTAGTCACTTACTTGAAAATCCATGGAAGGAATCAAATGGGATTGGGAAAGAAGAGAAGAATTTAGATTCTAGTGTTCACCGTTGTCACTCATCATTGTCGCAACATTCTGCATTCTCGACTAGAACTTCTCCTCCAGGAGAGTCTTCGGCTAAAGCTGTGCGTTACTGCCATTCTCAACCATTGGCCATGATGGAG TATGCTCAGAATGCTTCATCAAACATAATCAGTCTAGCAGAACATCTTGGCACACGCATTTCGGATCATATTCCAGAGACACCTAACAGGCTCTCAGAGGATATGATCAAATGTATTTCAAGTATATTTTGCAAGCTTTCAGACCCACCATTGACACACAATGGCCTTTCATCACCAAATTCATCTCTGTCATCAGTGAGTGGTTTTTCTCCAAGAGAACAGTGTGACATGTGGAGTCCAGGTTTCAGGAATAATTCTTCTTTTGATGTAAGATTGGACAACCCTTTTCATGTGGAAGGACTTAAAGAGTTCAGTGGACCATATAGCACCATGGTTGAAGTGCCATGGATCTATAGAGATAGTCAAAAATTAGGTGACATTGATCATTTGTTACAAAATTTCAG GACTCTGATCACTAGGCTAGAGGAAGTTGATCCGAGAAAGTTGAAACACGACGAAAAGCTGGCGTTCTGGATTAACATACACAATGCCTTAGTGATGCAT GCATTTTTGGCATATGGAATTCCACAAAACAATGTAAAGAGGGTATTTTTACTCCTAAAG GCTGCTTACAACATCGGGGGTCACACAATCAGTGCGGACACCATTCAGGGCTCCATACTTGGATGTCGTATGTCTCGTCCTGGACAG TGGTTGCGGTTGCTGCTTTCTCCAAGAACAAAATTTAAGGCCGGAGATGAGCGGCAAGCATATGCAATTGACCATTCAGAACCCCTTCTACACTTTGCACTCTGTTCAGGAAGCCATTCTGATCCTGCA GTTCGGGTTTACACGCCCAAAAGAATAATGCAAGAACTAGAATCAGCTAAAGAAGAGTACATAAGAGCAAGTTTTGGGGTACGAAAGGACCAGAAGATTCTTATACCGAAGATTGTAGAGTCTTTTGCAAAAGATTCGGGTTTATGTTCTGGTGGTGTTTTGGAGATGATCCAACAGACATTGCCTGAATCTCTAAGAAAGAGTGTTAAGAAATGTCAAAGTGGGAAATCGCGAAAGGCCATTGAATGGATTCCTCACAATTTTTCTTTTCGGTATCTGATATCCAAAGAGCTAGTGAAGTGA